Proteins co-encoded in one Cinclus cinclus chromosome 9, bCinCin1.1, whole genome shotgun sequence genomic window:
- the DHRS9 gene encoding LOW QUALITY PROTEIN: dehydrogenase/reductase SDR family member 9 (The sequence of the model RefSeq protein was modified relative to this genomic sequence to represent the inferred CDS: substituted 1 base at 1 genomic stop codon) has translation MSTWRXRLSLKMSPQNLSLSDSLHIAILASILSLTIYWIIRDRHRVRNLNEKHVFITGCDTGLGNSLAKWLDKKGFCVIAACATEKGSQELRSCSSLSLKTVNLNLADSNSIARVVVFVTEQTAGKGLFGLVSNAEGTAPVGPTDWLRIEDFHSVLDVSLLGLIEITLKLLPLLKKAEGRVVNLINAKGLMAFVGGGYSLSKWGMEAFSDTLRVEMQHFGVKVSIVEHGFFKTEEANSDIIEKYLFKLWNRLTPEIKDSYGEKYLVEYIKAQRSSVKRLCDYDISNVIKCMEHALIAKYPRTRYRAGWDAKFFWLFLSYAPSCLSDMLLHITFPAPAESRRAVHGVLIDV, from the exons CTCTCACTTTCAGACTCGCTGCACATAGCAATTTTGGCTTCCATACTTTCTCTTACCATTTACTGGATCAtcagagacagacacagagtGAGAAACTTGAATGAAAAGCATGTCTTCATAACAGGCTGTGACACTGGACTTGGAAACTCACTAGCTAAATGGCTTGACAAAAAGGGATTTTGTGTCATTGCTGCATGTGCCACAGAAAAAGGAAGCCAAGAGCTACGGTCCTGCTCTTCACTCTCACTGAAGACAGTGAATCTGAACTTAGCAGACTCCAATAGCATTGCCAGGGTTGTGGTGTTTGTGACTGAACAGACAGCTGGCAAGG GGCTTTTTGGCTTGGTGAGCAATGCTGAAGGAACAGCACCTGTAGGACCCACTGACTGGCTGAGGATTGAAGACTTCCATTCAGTCCTGGATGTTAGCCTGCTGGGACTGATTGAAATCACGCTCAAGCTTCTGCCACTTCTGAAAAAAGCTGAGGGAAGAGTTGTCAATCTAATTAATGCCAAAGGTCTCATGGCTTTTGTAGGTGGTGGTTACAGTCTGTCCAAATGGGGCATGGAAGCTTTCTCTGACACTTTACG ggtagaaatgcagcattttggaGTGAAAGTAAGCATTGTTGAGCATGGTTTCTTTAAGACAGAAGAAGCTAATTCAGATATCATTGAGAAATACCTCTTCAAACTTTGGAACAGACTAACTCCTGAAATCAAGGACTCCTATGGAGAAAAATACTTAGTTGAAT ATATAAAAGCCCAAAGATCATCAGTGAAAAGACTGTGTGACTATGATATTTCTAATGTCATAAAATGCATGGAACATGCCCTAATAGCAAAGTACCCCAGGACACGATACAGAGCTGGATGGGATGCAAAGTTCTTCTGGCTGTTCCTCTCCTATGCCCCAAGCTGTTTGTCTGATATGTTGTTGCACATTACatttccagctccagcagagagcaggagagcagttCATGGAGTTCTAATTGATGTCTAG